One segment of Chlorocebus sabaeus isolate Y175 chromosome 24, mChlSab1.0.hap1, whole genome shotgun sequence DNA contains the following:
- the CKB gene encoding creatine kinase B-type isoform X2, producing MPFSNSHNALKLRFPAEDEFPDLSAHNNHMAKVLTPELYAELRAKSTPSGFTLDDVIQTGVDNPGHPYIMTVGCVAGDEESYDVFKDLFDPIIEDRHGGYKPSDEHKTDLNPDNLQVRGGRRAGRAGLGSPGAHSRLAPQGGDDLDPNYVLSSRVRTGRSIRGFCLPPHCSRGERRAIEKLAVEALSSLDGDLAGRYYALKSMTEAEQQQLIDDHFLFDKPVSPLLLASGMARDWPDARGIWHNDNKTFLVWVNEEDHLRVISMQKGGNMKEVFTRFCTGLTQIETLFKSKNYEFMWNPHLGYILTCPSNLGTGLRAGVHIKLPHLGKHEKFSEVLKRLRLQKRGTGGVDTAAVGGVFDVSNADRLGFSEVELVQMVVDGVKLLIEMEQRLEQGQAIDDLMPAQK from the exons ATGCCCTTCTCCAACAGCCACAACGCGCTGAAGCTGCGCTTCCCCGCCGAGGACGAGTTCCCCGACCTGAGCGCCCACAACAACCACATGGCCAAGGTGCTGACCCCCGAGCTGTACGCGGAGCTGCGGGCCAAGAGCACGCCGAGCGGCTTCACGCTGGACGACGTCATCCAGACAGGCGTGGACAACCCGG GCCACCCGTACATCATGACCGTGGGCTGCGTGGCGGGCGACGAGGAGTCCTACGACGTGTTCAAGGATCTCTTCGACCCCATCATCGAGGACCGGCACGGCGGCTACAAGCCCAGCGATGAGCACAAGACCGACCTCAACCCCGACAACCTGCAGGTGCGGGGCGGCAGGCGGGCCGGGCGGGCCGGGCTGGGGTCTCCGGGCGCTCACTCCCGTCTCGCCCCCCAGGGCGGCGACGACCTGGACCCCAACTACGTGCTGAGCTCGCGGGTGCGCACGGGCCGCAGCATCCGCGGCTTCTGCCTGCCCCCGCACTGTAGCCGCGGGGAGCGCCGCGCCATCGAGAAGCTCGCAGTGGAAG CCCTGTCCAGCCTGGACGGCGACCTGGCGGGCCGGTACTACGCGCTCAAGAGCATGACGGAGGCGGAGCAGCAGCAGCTCATCGACGACCACTTCCTCTTCGACAAGCCCGTATCACCTCTGCTGCTGGCCTCGGGCATGGCCCGCGACTGGCCCGACGCCCGCGGTATCTG GCACAATGACAATAAGACCTTCTTGGTGTGGGTCAACGAGGAGGACCACCTGCGGGTCATCTCCATGCAGAAGGGGGGCAACATGAAGGAGGTGTTCACCCGCTTCTGCACCGGCCTCACCCAG ATTGAAACTCTCTTCAAGTCTAAGAACTATGAGTTCATGTGGAACCCTCACCTGGGCTACATCCTCACCTGCCCATCCAACCTGGGCACAGGGCTGCGGGCAGGAGTGCACATCAAGCTGCCCCACCTGGGCAAGCATGAGAAGTTCTCGGAGGTGCTTAAGCGGCTACGACTTCAGAAGCGAGGCACAG GCGGTGTGGACACGGCTGCGGTGGGCGGGGTCTTCGACGTCTCCAACGCTGACCGCCTGGGTTTCTCGGAGGTGGAGCTGGTGCAGATGGTGGTGGATGGAGTGAAGCTGCTCATCGAGATGGAGCAGCGGCTGGAGCAGGGCCAGGCCATCGACGACCTCATGCCTGCCCAGAAGTGA
- the CKB gene encoding creatine kinase B-type isoform X1 → MPFSNSHNALKLRFPAEDEFPDLSAHNNHMAKVLTPELYAELRAKSTPSGFTLDDVIQTGVDNPGHPYIMTVGCVAGDEESYDVFKDLFDPIIEDRHGGYKPSDEHKTDLNPDNLQGGDDLDPNYVLSSRVRTGRSIRGFCLPPHCSRGERRAIEKLAVEALSSLDGDLAGRYYALKSMTEAEQQQLIDDHFLFDKPVSPLLLASGMARDWPDARGIWHNDNKTFLVWVNEEDHLRVISMQKGGNMKEVFTRFCTGLTQIETLFKSKNYEFMWNPHLGYILTCPSNLGTGLRAGVHIKLPHLGKHEKFSEVLKRLRLQKRGTGGVDTAAVGGVFDVSNADRLGFSEVELVQMVVDGVKLLIEMEQRLEQGQAIDDLMPAQK, encoded by the exons ATGCCCTTCTCCAACAGCCACAACGCGCTGAAGCTGCGCTTCCCCGCCGAGGACGAGTTCCCCGACCTGAGCGCCCACAACAACCACATGGCCAAGGTGCTGACCCCCGAGCTGTACGCGGAGCTGCGGGCCAAGAGCACGCCGAGCGGCTTCACGCTGGACGACGTCATCCAGACAGGCGTGGACAACCCGG GCCACCCGTACATCATGACCGTGGGCTGCGTGGCGGGCGACGAGGAGTCCTACGACGTGTTCAAGGATCTCTTCGACCCCATCATCGAGGACCGGCACGGCGGCTACAAGCCCAGCGATGAGCACAAGACCGACCTCAACCCCGACAACCTGCAG GGCGGCGACGACCTGGACCCCAACTACGTGCTGAGCTCGCGGGTGCGCACGGGCCGCAGCATCCGCGGCTTCTGCCTGCCCCCGCACTGTAGCCGCGGGGAGCGCCGCGCCATCGAGAAGCTCGCAGTGGAAG CCCTGTCCAGCCTGGACGGCGACCTGGCGGGCCGGTACTACGCGCTCAAGAGCATGACGGAGGCGGAGCAGCAGCAGCTCATCGACGACCACTTCCTCTTCGACAAGCCCGTATCACCTCTGCTGCTGGCCTCGGGCATGGCCCGCGACTGGCCCGACGCCCGCGGTATCTG GCACAATGACAATAAGACCTTCTTGGTGTGGGTCAACGAGGAGGACCACCTGCGGGTCATCTCCATGCAGAAGGGGGGCAACATGAAGGAGGTGTTCACCCGCTTCTGCACCGGCCTCACCCAG ATTGAAACTCTCTTCAAGTCTAAGAACTATGAGTTCATGTGGAACCCTCACCTGGGCTACATCCTCACCTGCCCATCCAACCTGGGCACAGGGCTGCGGGCAGGAGTGCACATCAAGCTGCCCCACCTGGGCAAGCATGAGAAGTTCTCGGAGGTGCTTAAGCGGCTACGACTTCAGAAGCGAGGCACAG GCGGTGTGGACACGGCTGCGGTGGGCGGGGTCTTCGACGTCTCCAACGCTGACCGCCTGGGTTTCTCGGAGGTGGAGCTGGTGCAGATGGTGGTGGATGGAGTGAAGCTGCTCATCGAGATGGAGCAGCGGCTGGAGCAGGGCCAGGCCATCGACGACCTCATGCCTGCCCAGAAGTGA